The genomic region TAGGCTGATGGTATGGCGATTAGTCCTGTAAGGACAAAAGCGAGCCAGGTCCACTGTGCCGAAACGGCAATGACAACACCCAGCACGGTGTATATACCACCGCCTACCATTCCACCTGCGGCAAGTGCCCAAACTGATAACGGATTTAGTTTCGAGGAATTATTGCTCATCTTAATACAGGTTTTAAAGATGGAATAATAGAGGTTTTGTAGTAGTTCATCATTATTTTTTTTGCTCTTATAAAATTAAAGAATATCGATGTGAAGAACTTTGTATAACTTAGGTTTAGGTTTATTTTAACCCAATTAGTTCATTCCGGTTAGTCTCCAGTGAATTATAAATCAGGAAACTTATCTAAGATTTAGAGACGTGATTATGGGATTATACTTTTAAAGAATGATTATTTTTTATTTTCTAATTGTTTTACTCCTGCAAGGCGATTTTATTTTTGATAACTTTGCTTTTTTACAAGAAAAATTATGGCGGAAGAAAAGAAGTCTCTAAATTTTATTGAGCAAATTATAGAAGAAGATCTAAAGGCAGATTATAAAAGGGAAAAACTGATGTTTCGTTTCCCACCAGAGCCTAATGGCTATCTGCATATTGGGCATGCTTCTTCTATTTGTTTAAATTTTGGTTTGGGAGAAAAATATGATGCTCCTGTAAATTTAAGGTTCGACGATACCAATCCCATAAAAGAAGAAAAGGAATTTGTTGAAGCTATTAAGAGAGATGTGGAATGGCTTGGCTATAAATGGGCTAAGGAATGTTATGCATCAGATTATTTTCAGCAGTTGTACGATTGGGCGGTAGAAATGATTAAGAATGGCGATGCATATGTAGACAGTCAGACTTCTGAAGACATTGCGCAGCAAAAAGGAACACCAACACAGCCAGGTACAGAAAGTCCTTACAGGAATCGTAGTGTAGAGGAGAATTTGGATTTATTCGAACAAATGAAGAATGGAGAAACTCCTGAAGGTGCTCATGTGCTTCGCGCTAAAATCGATATGTCCAGTGGTAATATGTTAATGCGGGATCCTATTATGTATCGATGTGTTCATAAACCACATCATCGTACGGAAGGGGAATGGAAAATCTACCCAATGTACGACTGGGCACACGGGGAAAGCGATTTTATCGAGCAGGTTTCCCATTCTTTTTGTACCCTGGAGTTTTTACCGCATAGAGAGTTGTATAACTGGTTTATTGCCAAAGTAAGTAAACCTGGAGAGTTTATCCCAAAGCAGCGGGAATTTGCGCGAAGAAACCTTAGCCATACAGTGGTAAGTAAACGAAAACTGGCACAACTTGTAGAAAAGGGAATTGTAGAATCATGGGATGATCCCAGGATGCCAACCATCTCTGGGTTAAGAAGACGTGGATATACTCCTGCCGCTATTAAAAATTTTGCTGATTCTATTGGTGTTGGGAAGCGTGAAAATATGATCGATGTAGCGCATTTAGAATTTTGTGCACGTGAAGATCTAAATAAAATCACACCCCGTGTAATGGGTGTTCTAGATCCTGTGAAGTTGGTAATTACTAATTATCCTGAGGGAGAAGAAGAGTGGTTAGAAGCCGAAAATAATCCGGAAGATGAAACCGCGGGTACAAGACAGGTTCCCTTTAGCCGCGAATTATATATCGAGAGAGAAGACTTTAAAGAAAGTGCAAATCGTAAGTTCTTTAGATTAACTTTAGGTAAGGAAGTTCGTTTAAAGAATGCCTATATTATTAAAGGAGAAGATGTAGTTAAAGACGAAGAAGGTAATATTCTGGAAATTCATTGTACTTACGATCCCAAGAGTAAAAGTGGTAGTGGGACTGAAGAGTCCTTAAGAAAGGTAAAAGGAACATTGCACTGGGTTTCTATAAAGCATGCATTAAAAGCTGAGGTTCGTCTTTATGATCGCTTGTTTACAGAAGAAGCTCCCGATGGAGTAAAGGATAAGGATTTTCTTGAATTTGTAAATCCCAATTCTTTAAATACTATTACAGGTTTTGTTGAACCGAGTTTAAGTACTGCTGAAGAATTAGAGAAATTCCAGTTCCAGAGAATAGGTTATTTTTGTATTGATAGAGATAGTACTAAAGATCATCTGGTTTTTAATAGAACAGTGGGTTTAAGAGATAGTTGGGCCAAAATGCAAAAGTAAATTTTGGATAAGTGCTTGTTTAAGAATATTTTAGTATTGGTAAAATACATATTAACCGGTTATTAACAGGGCTTAAGCTGTTGATACCGTATATTTGATAGAAAGTATTAATCAAAAACTTATTTATTATGGCAAATACAGGAAGCACATTGTTAGCATTAGTAACTGGCGCAGCTATTGGAGCTGGAATTGGGTTATTATATGCTCCTGATAAAGGTGAAAAAACAAGAAAGAAACTTAAGAAAGATGCTTTAGACGCACAGGATCGTTTTAATAAGAAATATAACGAAACAGCTTCTAATCTAACAGAGAAAGCTAAAAAAGCAAAATTTGATTTTGAAGAAAGATTAGAAGAAACACTTTCTAATGCGAGCCATAAAGCAGATGATATCCTTTCAGCAATGGAATCAAAATTAGAAGAATTGAGAAAACAAAACGCGAAGTTACAAAAGGAAGTTAAGAAGGAAGAGGCTGAAACTAAAGCGAATAAAGTAGTGGTATAATATTTATGGCGTTTGAAAAACTAAGTAATAGTATAGACGAACTTAATGACAACGTTAGGGCATTTACGCATAGTAATGCTGAATATTATAAACTTTTAATATTTAAACAAACAACAAAGTCGGCAATATTGCTGGTGATGTTTTTGATTGTAGCTTTTGCGCTAAGTACTGCCGTGGCTTTTTTATCCCTTGGGGTTGCTTTTGCAATTAGTGCTGCCTTGGATCAACCATCTTCTGGATTTTTTATAGTCGGTGGTTTTTATTTGGTTGTGATTGTTTTATTTGTGATATTCGGAAAAAAACCGCTAAGCAAGTTTATGCTTAAGAAGTTTTCACGGGAAATTTTTAATGAAGAGAATTAAATGAAGCAGTATACCAGTTTTGAAGAAATAGACAGGGATCTGAAAATTTTAAAACTTCAGGCTCAAATCGATAAGGAAGAAATTAAACTAACGATAGAGGAAGTGAAAGATTCTTTATCTCCACTTCGTATTGTAGGAAATACTATTGGCGCAATAATGCAAAAAGCAATCGTTTTAAAGGCTGTAGCGAAGATGTTTGGAATAAAACGTGTATAACCTTACCTAATTTAAGAAACTCGCTTAAAAGATATTAAAAAGGCTTCTAATTTTAGAAGCCTTTTCTTTTTTTTATTACATACTCAAATGTTAGCGAAGCGTTTCATTAGCTTTTTTAATTCGTGCTATCGTTTCGTGTTTTCCAATAGCTTCAGATATTTCAAAAAGATCTGCTCCCTGTAAGGATCCTACTAAAGAAATTCGATAAGGTTGCATTATTTTACCAAAACCTATTTCTTTTGCGGTAATCCAGGATTTTACTTTTTCAGCAATTATATTGGCCTTAAAATTTTCAATGCCCTGTATCACTTCTATAAGTTCAGTCATTAAAAGATGGGTATCTTCTTCCCAGGCTTTTTTGGTATTTTTAGGATAGTATGAAGTAGGGGAGGTGAAAAAATAAAATCCCTGCTCCCAAATGTCTTCGATAAAAATGGCCCTTTCTTTTACCAATTCTATAACATGTTTAGTATATTCTTTAGTAGCTTCAATTTCTTTCTTTTTTAAAATGTCTAAAAATTGTTCAGCTATAAAATTATTATCGGCTTCCTGTAAATAGTGTTGTTGAAACCATTTGGTTTTCTCAGGATCAAATTTTGCGCCGCCTTTATGAACACGTTTAAGATCAAAAGCTTTTGTCAATTCTTCTAGTGAAAAGAATTCCTGTTCGGTTCCCGGGTTCCATCCCAAGAAAGCTAACATGTTGGTAACGGCTTCCGGGAAATAACCATCTTCGCGATATCCAGCAGAAATTTCTCCGCTCTCTGGATCTTTCCATTGCAAAGGAAATACTGGGAAACCTAATTTGTCACCATCACGCTTACTCAATTTGCCTTTACCCTGAGGTTTTAGAATAAGTGGTAAATGCGCAAATTTTGGAGCAGCCCATCCAAAGGCACGGTAAAGCATAAAGTGTAGAGCTAATGAAGGTAACCATTCTTCACCGCGAATTACATGAGAGATTTTCATTAAATGATCATCTACGATATTGGCTAAATGATAAGTTGGCATGCCGTCACTTTTATATAGTACCTTATCGTCTAATATATTCGTATCGATCTCCATATTTCCCCTAATTTCATCTGAGATTTTTAAGATTTCATCTTTGGGAGATTTAAAGCGCACTACGTAATGTTCGCCATTTTCAATTCTCTTTTTAACTTGCTCTTCCGGTAGTGCTAAAGAATTATCAAGCTTTTCACGATTATGCCAGTTGTAAATAAAAGTTTTACCTTCTGCTTCGTGAGATTTTCTATGCTTATCTAAATCCTCTGCGCTATCAAAAGCATAATAAGCATTACCGCTTTCAATTAATTTATCTGCATAGGCTTTATAAAGACTTTTACGCTCACTTTGGCGATAAGGGCCGCAATCTTTTTCTTTTCCTGGTCCTTCGTCATATGGGATGTTACACCAGTTTAAAGAATCAATAATATATTTTTCAGCGCCTTCAACATAACGGTTTTGATCGGTATCTTCAATTCTTAATATAAAGTCACCGCCATGTTTTTTCGCAAACAAGTAATTGTATAAAGCTGTTCTTACTCCGCCAATGTGTAAAGGCCCTGTTGGGCTAGGTGCAAATCTTACGCGTACGTTAGAAGACATAATTGGTTTTATTTTTGTAGCAAAGATACAACCTAATTTATGCAATCCTAAAATATGTGATCTTTCGATTTGGGTTATTGTTGAAATTTTAATCTGCTGTTATTTATGATGAATATTACTTACATTTAGGCAAATCAATAGGATAGAGAATTTGAGTGGAATTTTAAAGGAGGAATTTCTTTAAATTGTTGATGTCCATCCTTTAAAATTAGTCGCGTAAACCGGGAAGTGAAGATAGAATTTTATGGCAGAGTTTGAAGCAATTAAAAATCAATTACAGTCTTTTATCAGAAAATATCAATTAAATCTTCTGATTAAAAATACTGCGTTGTTTATTTTAATCGGATTATTATTTTGGCTGCTTCTAGTGCTTTTTGAGAATTTTATTTGGTTTGATACGAGTGTAAGATTCTTACTTTTTCTTTTTTTTATCATTGTTGAATCCGCCTTATTAATTTTTTTTATCGGCTTACCGCTTATAAAATTTTTGGATATAAGACGTGGAATTTCTGATAGAAAGGCCGCTGTACTTATTGGAGACTATTTTCCTGAAATTGATGATAGGTTGCTAAATTTGATAGAATTAAAATCACAAGATAATTCTGAATTTCTACAAGCTGCTATTCATCAGAAGTCTTTGGAATTAAAATTCTATAATTTTAAAAATGCGGTAAGTTTTGGTGAATATTTAAAATACGTACTGTCCGCTGGAGTTCCTTTATTGTTAATTTTAGCTTTAATGATTAGCGGAAGAGGGGATTGGTTGTTTAGTTCTTTTGACCGCTTAAAAAATTATGATCAGGTCTATGAGAAACCAGCTCCTTTTAGTTTTGTACTGAAGGAAGAAAATCTTAGAGTTATTGAAGGCGAGGATTATAATTTAGAAGTTAATGTGGTGGGGGATGAAATTCCAGGTCAGTTAAAGATAATATTTAAGGATTCAGAATATTTCATGAGGCAGTTGGAACCAGGCCGATTCACTTATACTTTTAAAAATATTACTAAAAATCAGGAATTTAGACTTTTAGCTAATAATATAAGTTCAAGAACTTATAATTTGGCCATTATTGCTATACCTGAATTGGTTAATTTTAATATTGAAATTGTATATCCTAACTATTTGGGTCTTGAGGATGAACAAACAAACGGAGAGGGAAATCTAACTATTCCTGAAGGAACATGGCTTAAATGGAGGTTTGAACATAGAAATACCGAGACGGTCAATTTGGAATTTTCTGATACACTGGTAAGCGTAAAGAATAGTTTCGAAAGTCGCTTTTTGCAATCTGTAAATTATACCTTATCAACTTCAAATTCTTTTTTAAAGAACTATCAACCTCTTTCTTTTCGGTTGGAAATTATAAAAGATAAATCGCCATCAATACAGGTTGAGGAAAAAGTGGATTCATTGAATCCATCTTTAAAGTATTATGGGGGTAAGATTAGTGACGATCATGGAATCTCTGGTTTAATGTTACGTTACAGAGAAATAGGAGAGGAGAGCTTTCAATCTGAATACATTAACTTTAGTGCAGGTACGATTAGTCAATTTTATGTTTCTTTTCCGGGTGATTTGGATTTAAAAGCTGGAAGGAATTACGAATATTTTTTTCAGGTTTTTGATAACGATGCCGTGAATGGTAGAAAGTCCGCTTCATCATCATACTTTACCTATTATAAAAAGACTGCTGAGGAAATCCGTGATCAAAATTTACAAGGCCAGAAGGAGAACATTGGTAATTTATCTGATGAATTAGATAAGTTTAAACAAGAGGATCAATTAAATAATTTACTGAATGATGAGTTGGAAAACAAAGATTTTGATTATGAGCAGCAACAAAAGTTAGAGAGTTTTATTAAATCTCAGGAGCGTGAAAATGCTTTAATGAAAAAGTTTTCCAAGAATATTAAAGATAAATTAGACACTGAAAATCTTGAAAATGACAAGGGGAGACGGCTTAAAGAGAGACTGGAAAATACTGAAAATAAGCTACAGGATAATAAAGCCTTATTAAATGAATTAAAGGAATATTCAGACAAGATTCAAAATGAAAACTTGCAGCAAAAATTACAGGAATTATCCAAAAACAAAAATTCTTCTAAGCGTAGTTTGGAGCAGTTAGTGGAGTTAACAAAGCAATACTATGTAGAACAGAAGTATAATCAATTAGTAGATAAGTTGGATAATTTAGGAGATGATCAAATAAATTTAGATAAATCCGGAAAATCCCAAAAGGAAATTGATGAGAAATTTGATGATATTCAAAGGGAACTGGATCAGCTGGATAAAAAGAATGGTGAACTAAAACGTCCAAAATCTCTAGAACGTAATAAAGAGGCAGAATTAGATATTCAAGAAAAATTAGAGAATTTAATTAATACTTCTGGATCTGCAGAAAGGGAAAAGAAAAACAAGCAGGATAATACGGGTCACAAAATGAAAGAGCTCGCGAAAGAAATGAAGCAAAGTTCTGCCAATATGGATATGCAGACCTTAGAAGCAGATATTGAATCGCTGAGAAAGGTTCTTGACAATTTGGTTATTTTTTCCTTTAAGCAAGAAAATTTAATGAATGCTTTTCGTGATATAAATACCGGTAGCCCGGAATTTTCTTCTCAGCTTAAAGAACAATATGTCCTAAAAGAAAATTTTGAGCATGTAGATGATAGTTTATTTGCTTTGGGGTTAAACAATCAATTTATAGCTGAAAAGGTTTTTGAGTTTTTGGAAAATGTGTCTTTTAATTTAATTAACTCTTTAGAAGAATTAGCTGATCTGCGTCTTTCCAAGGCACTTTCTTCCCAACAATATACAATTACAGGAGCGAACGATTTGGCGGTGTTATTGAATGAAATTT from Zunongwangia profunda SM-A87 harbors:
- the gltX gene encoding glutamate--tRNA ligase, encoding MSSNVRVRFAPSPTGPLHIGGVRTALYNYLFAKKHGGDFILRIEDTDQNRYVEGAEKYIIDSLNWCNIPYDEGPGKEKDCGPYRQSERKSLYKAYADKLIESGNAYYAFDSAEDLDKHRKSHEAEGKTFIYNWHNREKLDNSLALPEEQVKKRIENGEHYVVRFKSPKDEILKISDEIRGNMEIDTNILDDKVLYKSDGMPTYHLANIVDDHLMKISHVIRGEEWLPSLALHFMLYRAFGWAAPKFAHLPLILKPQGKGKLSKRDGDKLGFPVFPLQWKDPESGEISAGYREDGYFPEAVTNMLAFLGWNPGTEQEFFSLEELTKAFDLKRVHKGGAKFDPEKTKWFQQHYLQEADNNFIAEQFLDILKKKEIEATKEYTKHVIELVKERAIFIEDIWEQGFYFFTSPTSYYPKNTKKAWEEDTHLLMTELIEVIQGIENFKANIIAEKVKSWITAKEIGFGKIMQPYRISLVGSLQGADLFEISEAIGKHETIARIKKANETLR
- a CDS encoding phage holin family protein, encoding MAFEKLSNSIDELNDNVRAFTHSNAEYYKLLIFKQTTKSAILLVMFLIVAFALSTAVAFLSLGVAFAISAALDQPSSGFFIVGGFYLVVIVLFVIFGKKPLSKFMLKKFSREIFNEEN
- a CDS encoding DUF6327 family protein, with the translated sequence MKQYTSFEEIDRDLKILKLQAQIDKEEIKLTIEEVKDSLSPLRIVGNTIGAIMQKAIVLKAVAKMFGIKRV
- a CDS encoding glutamine--tRNA ligase/YqeY domain fusion protein, with translation MAEEKKSLNFIEQIIEEDLKADYKREKLMFRFPPEPNGYLHIGHASSICLNFGLGEKYDAPVNLRFDDTNPIKEEKEFVEAIKRDVEWLGYKWAKECYASDYFQQLYDWAVEMIKNGDAYVDSQTSEDIAQQKGTPTQPGTESPYRNRSVEENLDLFEQMKNGETPEGAHVLRAKIDMSSGNMLMRDPIMYRCVHKPHHRTEGEWKIYPMYDWAHGESDFIEQVSHSFCTLEFLPHRELYNWFIAKVSKPGEFIPKQREFARRNLSHTVVSKRKLAQLVEKGIVESWDDPRMPTISGLRRRGYTPAAIKNFADSIGVGKRENMIDVAHLEFCAREDLNKITPRVMGVLDPVKLVITNYPEGEEEWLEAENNPEDETAGTRQVPFSRELYIEREDFKESANRKFFRLTLGKEVRLKNAYIIKGEDVVKDEEGNILEIHCTYDPKSKSGSGTEESLRKVKGTLHWVSIKHALKAEVRLYDRLFTEEAPDGVKDKDFLEFVNPNSLNTITGFVEPSLSTAEELEKFQFQRIGYFCIDRDSTKDHLVFNRTVGLRDSWAKMQK
- a CDS encoding YtxH domain-containing protein, with the protein product MANTGSTLLALVTGAAIGAGIGLLYAPDKGEKTRKKLKKDALDAQDRFNKKYNETASNLTEKAKKAKFDFEERLEETLSNASHKADDILSAMESKLEELRKQNAKLQKEVKKEEAETKANKVVV